One window from the genome of Metabacillus flavus encodes:
- a CDS encoding YitT family protein, whose protein sequence is MEKRQHRKEKLGRTIYRFIMIIIGAGLAAAALELFLIPNNIIDGGIIGISLILDHITPAGLAFISFGTLVVVLNLPFMYSGYKHIGKTFMISSIFGVIALAIIEQSLHHVDPFTTEPILATVFGGLILGLGVGLVIRNGGTLDGTEILGILMTKRLPVSVGEFVMFINIFIFGWAAFVFGPEQAMYSVMTYYIAFKTIDTVIQGLDETKAVIIVTEQFEEVSDAILHRLGRGTTKLKGKGGYSDEDTEVIYAVVTRLEVTKLKSIIHEIDENAFITIMNTQETHGARFKSAIH, encoded by the coding sequence ATGGAAAAAAGACAGCATCGCAAAGAAAAATTAGGAAGAACCATCTATCGATTTATCATGATCATTATCGGAGCGGGTCTGGCAGCCGCTGCACTTGAGCTTTTCCTAATCCCCAACAACATCATTGATGGCGGAATTATTGGTATATCTCTAATTCTTGACCACATAACTCCCGCAGGACTAGCTTTTATTAGTTTTGGTACACTTGTAGTTGTGCTGAATCTTCCTTTTATGTATTCCGGCTACAAACACATCGGAAAAACCTTCATGATTTCTTCTATATTCGGGGTTATCGCTTTGGCAATCATTGAGCAGTCCCTTCATCATGTTGACCCATTCACAACGGAGCCGATTCTCGCTACTGTTTTTGGAGGGCTTATTTTAGGGCTCGGAGTTGGTTTGGTCATTCGGAATGGAGGGACGCTGGACGGAACAGAAATCCTTGGAATTTTAATGACAAAACGGCTCCCGGTATCTGTAGGGGAATTCGTTATGTTCATCAATATTTTCATTTTTGGATGGGCAGCATTTGTATTTGGCCCAGAGCAGGCCATGTATTCGGTAATGACTTATTACATAGCATTCAAAACCATTGATACAGTCATACAGGGCCTTGATGAGACAAAGGCCGTCATCATCGTGACCGAGCAGTTCGAAGAGGTCTCGGATGCGATCCTGCACAGGCTGGGCCGCGGTACAACTAAGCTGAAGGGAAAAGGCGGATATTCAGACGAAGATACAGAAGTTATTTATGCAGTTGTCACAAGGCTGGAAGTAACAAAGCTGAAGTCTATTATTCATGAAATTGACGAAAATGCATTTATCACCATCATGAACACGCAGGAAACACATGGTGCACGATTTAAGTCCGCCATCCACTAA
- a CDS encoding DUF2624 domain-containing protein, translating into MILFQKIVNQKVNSITADELLQLAKQNQLSINPAQAVQIVKVIKGKNVNIFNENERRKLLASIAAITSTATAQQVDLLFKQFVK; encoded by the coding sequence TTGATTTTATTTCAAAAGATAGTCAATCAAAAGGTCAATTCCATAACAGCCGATGAACTGCTTCAGCTGGCTAAACAAAATCAGCTTTCCATCAATCCCGCTCAGGCAGTCCAAATTGTTAAAGTTATTAAAGGGAAAAATGTGAACATCTTCAATGAAAATGAGAGAAGAAAACTGCTTGCCAGTATTGCAGCGATTACGTCCACAGCTACGGCACAACAGGTGGATTTGCTGTTCAAGCAGTTTGTAAAATAG
- a CDS encoding deoxyribonuclease IV: MLRIGSHVSMSGKHMLLAASQEAASYGANTFMIYTGAPQNTRRKKIEDLNIEAGQAHMKENGMDNIIVHAPYIINIGNSVNPDTFELGVNFLRSEIERTAALGAKQIVLHPGAHVGAGTEEGIRKIVEGLNEVLLKDQPVQIALETMAGKGSEIGSNFEELARIMDGVHYNEHLSVCFDTCHTHDAGYDLINNFDGVLEEFDRIIGLDRLKVLHVNDSKNPIGARKDRHENIGFGHIGFDALLNIVHHPSLAEVPKILETPYVGEDKKNKKPPYKFEIEMIRSKEFDDGVLEKIVSQ, from the coding sequence ATGCTTAGAATCGGCTCCCATGTCTCGATGAGCGGGAAGCATATGCTTTTGGCGGCCAGCCAGGAAGCAGCATCCTATGGAGCAAACACCTTTATGATTTATACAGGTGCCCCTCAAAACACGAGACGCAAAAAAATTGAAGATCTGAATATCGAGGCCGGACAGGCCCATATGAAAGAGAACGGCATGGACAACATCATTGTCCATGCCCCTTACATCATCAATATTGGAAATTCCGTTAATCCGGACACCTTTGAACTTGGAGTAAACTTCCTGCGATCTGAAATCGAGCGGACAGCGGCACTTGGCGCAAAACAAATTGTGCTCCATCCAGGTGCACATGTCGGGGCTGGAACAGAAGAGGGCATCAGGAAAATCGTTGAGGGACTTAATGAAGTGCTGCTCAAGGATCAGCCGGTTCAAATTGCACTTGAGACGATGGCGGGAAAAGGCTCAGAAATCGGTTCAAACTTCGAAGAGCTTGCACGGATTATGGACGGTGTTCATTACAATGAACATTTATCTGTCTGCTTTGATACATGCCATACACATGACGCAGGGTATGATCTTATCAATAATTTTGATGGGGTGTTAGAGGAATTTGACCGGATCATCGGACTTGATCGTTTGAAGGTCCTTCATGTCAATGACAGCAAAAATCCGATTGGTGCCAGAAAAGACCGGCATGAAAATATCGGTTTCGGTCATATTGGCTTTGATGCACTTCTTAACATCGTGCACCATCCTTCTCTGGCGGAAGTGCCGAAAATATTGGAAACCCCCTATGTAGGGGAAGATAAAAAAAATAAAAAACCGCCATACAAATTTGAGATTGAAATGATTCGGTCTAAAGAATTTGATGATGGAGTTTTAGAAAAAATCGTCAGTCAATAA
- a CDS encoding DEAD/DEAH box helicase: protein MERFERLKLKPFLIDAVKELGFDKPTEIQERIIPSIIKGESVIGQSQTGTGKTHAYLLPLLNNLDPASQSVQVVITSPTRELANQIYKEVLKLISHHDQDIQARCFTGGTDKQRSIDKLKQQPQIVIGTPGRLHDLLKVNALHVNNTKSFVVDEADMILDMGFLEDVDRIASGMPEQLQMLVFSATIPEKLKPFLKKYMANPKFTHVAPKQAAAEKIEHVLLPLRHRNKTKLVHDMLLAYNPYLAIVFTNTKKMADAVADELAAKGLKVGRIHGGLPPRERKKVMKQVNDLEYQYVVATDLAARGIDIEGVSHIINYELPQDLDFYIHRVGRTARAGYSGLAVTIYETSDEDALAKLEKMGISFAYKDLEGTEFKDADDRHRRKNRPKTDRETDERAKHGIRKPKKVKPGYKRHMKWEMDKIKKKQRRIKRREK, encoded by the coding sequence ATGGAGAGATTTGAACGATTAAAGCTTAAACCGTTTCTAATAGACGCAGTGAAAGAATTGGGCTTTGATAAGCCAACTGAAATACAGGAGAGAATTATTCCTTCGATCATAAAAGGGGAAAGTGTGATCGGCCAGTCTCAAACCGGGACAGGAAAAACCCACGCCTACTTGCTTCCTCTTTTAAATAACCTGGACCCTGCTTCCCAATCTGTACAAGTAGTAATTACTTCACCGACAAGAGAATTGGCTAATCAGATTTACAAGGAAGTTCTTAAACTGATCAGCCACCATGATCAGGACATTCAGGCAAGATGCTTTACTGGGGGAACTGACAAGCAGCGCTCTATTGATAAGCTGAAGCAGCAGCCTCAAATCGTCATTGGGACACCTGGAAGACTGCATGATTTGCTGAAAGTAAACGCCCTGCATGTTAACAATACGAAATCATTCGTCGTCGATGAAGCCGACATGATCCTGGATATGGGCTTCCTTGAGGATGTGGACCGAATTGCAAGCGGAATGCCGGAACAGCTTCAAATGCTCGTTTTTTCAGCCACAATTCCAGAAAAACTGAAGCCGTTTTTGAAAAAATACATGGCCAATCCAAAATTCACTCATGTTGCCCCTAAGCAGGCTGCCGCAGAGAAGATTGAGCATGTGCTGTTGCCGCTGAGACACCGCAATAAAACGAAACTCGTCCATGATATGCTGCTTGCTTATAATCCATATCTTGCGATTGTTTTTACCAATACGAAGAAAATGGCCGATGCCGTTGCTGATGAGCTTGCTGCAAAAGGTCTAAAAGTTGGCCGTATCCATGGTGGACTTCCTCCGCGTGAACGCAAAAAGGTAATGAAACAGGTCAACGATCTGGAATATCAATACGTTGTTGCAACGGATCTTGCTGCGCGCGGAATTGATATTGAAGGTGTCAGCCATATCATCAATTATGAACTTCCTCAGGATTTGGACTTCTACATTCACCGTGTGGGACGAACAGCGCGTGCCGGGTATTCAGGTCTGGCAGTAACCATATATGAAACTTCCGATGAAGATGCATTGGCTAAGCTTGAAAAAATGGGCATATCATTTGCATACAAAGATTTAGAAGGCACTGAATTTAAAGATGCAGATGACCGTCATCGCAGAAAAAATCGTCCGAAAACAGATAGAGAAACCGATGAGCGTGCGAAACACGGGATCCGCAAGCCTAAAAAAGTAAAGCCTGGCTACAAAAGACACATGAAATGGGAAATGGATAAAATCAAGAAAAAGCAGCGCCGAATCAAGAGAAGAGAGAAATAG
- a CDS encoding YqfQ family protein, with the protein MFPQRPMPPGGIQGRGFMPGPFSGGRPIAGRGGPSFPGIRPFNGQTPGGRGIFQGGNFGGFGGPQGFGGGQGFGGSQGFGGFGGFGGQVPGAQQAAGAGSGGIRGLLSRFMPSAGGAGNIAGAAQQGISGLANPSNITGMLGNVQKVLGMAQQVTPMVQQYGPLVRNLPAMIKIFSQMNSDDGEDSSSSSEEQPEKKADIQTPAKKKTESLSRKADYSSEQEDELSERASARKGTSKPRLYV; encoded by the coding sequence ATGTTTCCACAAAGACCTATGCCGCCGGGCGGCATACAGGGTAGAGGATTCATGCCGGGGCCATTTTCAGGCGGCAGACCGATTGCTGGCAGAGGCGGACCATCTTTTCCTGGAATTCGTCCATTTAACGGGCAGACACCAGGAGGAAGAGGCATTTTTCAAGGAGGAAATTTCGGAGGATTTGGCGGTCCTCAAGGATTTGGCGGCGGTCAGGGCTTTGGAGGCAGCCAAGGATTTGGCGGGTTTGGAGGCTTCGGCGGACAGGTTCCCGGCGCCCAGCAGGCAGCCGGTGCAGGCAGCGGAGGAATTAGAGGATTACTATCCCGCTTTATGCCTTCAGCAGGCGGTGCAGGAAATATTGCAGGAGCAGCCCAGCAGGGAATCTCTGGTCTTGCCAATCCGTCCAATATAACAGGGATGCTCGGAAATGTTCAAAAAGTTCTTGGTATGGCTCAGCAGGTGACACCAATGGTCCAGCAGTACGGTCCATTAGTAAGGAATCTGCCGGCAATGATCAAGATTTTCAGTCAAATGAACAGTGATGACGGGGAAGACAGCAGCTCTTCTTCTGAAGAACAGCCAGAAAAAAAAGCTGATATACAAACGCCAGCCAAGAAAAAGACAGAGTCTTTATCAAGGAAAGCTGATTACAGTTCAGAGCAAGAAGATGAATTGTCTGAAAGGGCTTCTGCCAGAAAAGGAACGTCAAAACCTAGACTTTATGTATAA
- a CDS encoding 4-hydroxy-3-methylbut-2-enyl diphosphate reductase, with translation MDVIKIAPRGYCYGVVDAMVIAKNAAMDKTLPRPIYILGMIVHNKHVTDAFEEEGIITLDGTNRLEIMEKVDKGTVIFTAHGVSPEVRRIAEEKGLVSIDATCPDVTRTHDLIRDVKGKGYEVIYIGKKGHPEPEGAVGVAPEIVHLIETVEDADALEINSEKIIVTNQTTMSQWDVYDIMEKVKEKFPHVEFHQEICLATQVRQEAVAEQAKEADLTIVVGDPKSNNSNRLAQVSEQIAGTPAYRISNLSELKLEWLKGVKTVAITAGASTPTPITKEVIAFLEKYEDDENKVWDVVHAVPLNKILPKVRAKK, from the coding sequence ATGGATGTAATTAAAATTGCTCCGCGCGGATATTGCTATGGTGTTGTAGATGCGATGGTCATTGCGAAAAACGCGGCAATGGACAAAACCCTGCCAAGACCGATCTACATTTTAGGTATGATCGTTCATAATAAACATGTTACAGATGCTTTTGAAGAAGAAGGAATTATCACTTTAGACGGAACAAACCGTCTTGAAATCATGGAAAAAGTAGACAAAGGAACCGTCATCTTTACAGCGCATGGCGTCTCACCTGAAGTCAGACGCATCGCCGAAGAAAAAGGACTTGTGAGCATTGATGCCACATGCCCGGATGTTACGAGGACACATGATTTAATCCGGGATGTAAAAGGAAAAGGCTATGAAGTTATTTATATCGGAAAAAAAGGCCATCCTGAACCAGAGGGTGCTGTGGGAGTGGCTCCTGAAATTGTTCACTTGATTGAGACGGTAGAGGATGCCGACGCACTTGAAATCAACTCCGAAAAAATCATCGTTACGAACCAGACGACGATGAGCCAATGGGACGTATACGATATTATGGAAAAGGTAAAGGAAAAATTTCCGCATGTTGAATTCCATCAGGAAATTTGCCTTGCTACCCAGGTGCGCCAGGAGGCTGTTGCAGAGCAGGCAAAGGAAGCTGACTTGACAATCGTCGTCGGTGATCCTAAAAGCAACAATTCAAACAGACTGGCACAGGTATCGGAACAGATTGCCGGAACACCGGCTTATCGGATCTCCAACCTTTCTGAGCTGAAACTGGAATGGCTGAAGGGCGTTAAAACAGTTGCAATCACTGCTGGCGCCTCTACTCCGACCCCTATTACAAAAGAAGTTATTGCTTTCCTTGAAAAATACGAGGATGATGAAAACAAGGTTTGGGATGTTGTCCATGCTGTACCGCTGAACAAAATCCTGCCGAAAGTACGAGCGAAAAAATGA
- a CDS encoding Nif3-like dinuclear metal center hexameric protein — protein sequence MSKIPNGYEIIELFESFSPKRYAVEGDKIGLQVGTLNKPVKQVMIALDVLDEVVDEAISLNVDLIIAHHPPIFRPLKALRTDQPAGQLLEKCIKNDIAIYAAHTNLDVAEGGVNDLLAQALNLQDTKVLSPVIEEKLKKLTVFVPSSHIETVRKAIGDAGAGAIGKYSHCTFAAQGTGTFLPLEGAAPFIGEAGKLEEADEFRLETVFPENLEKKVVSAMIKAHPYEEPAYDMHTLDQKGLVMGLGRIGRLEEEITLREFTEQVKKALDVETVRVVGDLDAKVKKCAVLGGDGNKYLYDAKFSGADVYVTGDLYYHTAHDAIMMGLNVVDPGHNVEKVMKQGVTEIMLSLCEEKKYEVSIVPSAVHTDPFKFV from the coding sequence ATGAGCAAAATACCGAACGGGTATGAAATCATTGAACTGTTTGAAAGCTTTTCTCCTAAACGATATGCAGTCGAAGGAGATAAGATCGGTCTGCAAGTGGGAACCCTTAATAAACCGGTTAAACAGGTTATGATTGCACTGGATGTTCTGGACGAAGTAGTCGATGAAGCCATTAGCCTGAATGTCGATTTAATCATTGCCCATCATCCGCCGATCTTCAGACCGCTGAAAGCATTGAGAACCGATCAGCCTGCGGGGCAGCTGCTTGAAAAATGCATAAAAAACGACATTGCCATCTATGCGGCCCATACGAATTTGGACGTTGCAGAGGGCGGTGTCAATGATTTGCTGGCACAGGCATTAAATTTACAGGATACCAAAGTTTTATCTCCTGTGATTGAGGAAAAACTCAAGAAATTAACGGTTTTCGTACCTTCTTCACATATAGAAACGGTAAGGAAAGCTATTGGAGATGCTGGGGCCGGCGCTATCGGAAAATACAGCCATTGCACATTTGCTGCTCAAGGAACAGGGACCTTTTTGCCTTTAGAAGGAGCAGCCCCTTTTATTGGGGAAGCAGGGAAGCTTGAAGAGGCAGATGAATTTAGACTGGAAACGGTTTTCCCAGAGAACCTTGAGAAAAAAGTGGTTTCCGCCATGATAAAGGCACATCCGTATGAAGAACCCGCCTATGATATGCACACTCTGGATCAAAAAGGGCTAGTGATGGGTCTTGGAAGAATCGGCAGGCTTGAGGAAGAAATCACACTCAGGGAATTCACGGAACAAGTGAAAAAAGCGCTGGATGTTGAAACGGTCCGGGTCGTTGGAGATTTAGATGCTAAAGTTAAAAAATGTGCTGTACTGGGCGGAGACGGAAATAAGTACCTTTATGACGCTAAATTCAGCGGAGCAGATGTGTATGTTACGGGAGACCTCTATTATCACACGGCACATGATGCCATAATGATGGGCCTTAATGTGGTGGACCCAGGCCATAACGTAGAGAAGGTAATGAAGCAGGGAGTAACAGAAATAATGCTTTCATTATGTGAGGAAAAGAAATATGAGGTCAGTATTGTTCCGTCTGCCGTTCATACAGATCCATTTAAATTTGTTTAA
- a CDS encoding tRNA (adenine(22)-N(1))-methyltransferase codes for MNELKLSKRLHAVANFIPSGAVLADIGSDHAYLPSYAVISGNVQKAIAGEVVEGPYQSAVKQVERTGLTKQIDVRKGDGLSVLSPSEATCVTIAGMGGGLIAKILEEGKSKLDKTERLILQPNVNANFIRTWLIENGWELIKEEILEEDMKIYEVLVAEKGEPLNPYRGKKQESAILFGPFLMEEKNDVFIKKWKHEKRHWESVAAQIDKGKNTDESMSRREEMETLITMASEVLE; via the coding sequence ATGAATGAATTGAAATTATCGAAAAGATTACACGCAGTTGCAAACTTCATTCCATCAGGAGCAGTTTTAGCCGATATTGGATCAGATCACGCCTATCTGCCCAGCTACGCTGTGATAAGCGGCAATGTTCAAAAGGCTATCGCGGGCGAGGTGGTGGAAGGCCCTTATCAGTCGGCAGTCAAACAGGTGGAGAGGACCGGATTAACGAAACAGATTGATGTGCGAAAAGGGGATGGGCTTTCTGTATTGAGCCCTTCTGAGGCCACATGTGTGACCATTGCAGGGATGGGCGGAGGTCTGATTGCTAAGATCCTCGAGGAGGGAAAGAGCAAGCTTGATAAGACAGAACGGCTAATTCTTCAGCCAAATGTTAACGCGAATTTTATACGGACTTGGCTGATTGAAAATGGGTGGGAGCTTATAAAGGAAGAAATTTTAGAAGAGGACATGAAAATTTATGAGGTGCTTGTTGCAGAAAAAGGCGAGCCGCTCAATCCGTATAGAGGAAAAAAACAGGAATCAGCGATTTTATTCGGACCATTTTTGATGGAAGAGAAAAATGACGTATTTATTAAAAAATGGAAGCATGAAAAACGCCACTGGGAAAGTGTCGCAGCTCAAATTGATAAGGGAAAGAATACAGATGAATCAATGAGCAGACGAGAAGAAATGGAGACTTTGATAACCATGGCATCGGAGGTATTGGAATGA
- the cccA gene encoding cytochrome c550, protein MKRNPLIPFALIALFGIGLMLFFSVKGIGDGKEMAGGEKEKPKTEDISKLSPEEIYKGKCISCHGENYEGGVGPKLAGNDLDVNGIKEKIKNGGGGMPANLVPDEKKLDEMAKWVSELK, encoded by the coding sequence ATGAAACGGAATCCGCTTATTCCTTTTGCCTTAATTGCTCTTTTCGGTATAGGATTAATGCTCTTTTTTTCAGTAAAAGGGATTGGTGATGGAAAAGAAATGGCTGGCGGTGAGAAAGAGAAGCCGAAAACAGAAGACATTTCAAAGTTGTCTCCTGAAGAAATTTATAAAGGGAAATGCATTTCCTGTCATGGCGAAAACTACGAGGGCGGTGTAGGCCCGAAACTAGCCGGCAATGATCTCGATGTAAATGGAATTAAGGAGAAAATTAAAAACGGGGGCGGCGGGATGCCGGCTAATCTGGTTCCGGATGAAAAGAAACTCGATGAAATGGCAAAATGGGTTTCGGAACTAAAATAA
- a CDS encoding acyl-CoA dehydrogenase family protein, whose amino-acid sequence MNFELTAEQRMIQRTIREFSDAEVAPGAEERDKTKEFPKQIFKKLGDMGMLGLPFPEEFGGAGADTVSFAIVTEELSRACASTGITYSAHISLGGAPINLFGTAEQKREYLSKICSGESLGAFGLTEPNAGSDAGGTATEAVVKNGAFVINGSKCFITNASYAKFLALTAITGREGGQKEISAIIVPTDARGFSVIDNYEKMGLNASNTTELVLEDVSVPEENLLGKRGRGFKQFLITLDGGRIGIGAMGVGIAQAAFEKALNYAKERKQFSRSLSTFQAIQFKLADMALKIELARTMVYKAAWLKDQGKAFTKEASMCKLYASEICSEVTNQAIQIHGGYGYMKDYHVERYLRDAKLLEIGEGTSEVQRMVIARQIGC is encoded by the coding sequence ATGAATTTTGAGTTAACGGCTGAACAGAGAATGATTCAAAGAACAATAAGGGAATTTTCCGATGCTGAAGTGGCGCCGGGAGCTGAAGAAAGAGATAAAACAAAGGAATTTCCAAAGCAAATATTTAAAAAGCTAGGAGATATGGGAATGCTCGGCCTTCCTTTTCCTGAAGAATTCGGTGGAGCTGGAGCAGATACCGTGAGCTTTGCCATCGTGACAGAGGAATTAAGCCGAGCCTGCGCCTCGACTGGAATTACATACTCTGCGCACATTTCACTTGGGGGAGCGCCAATCAATTTATTCGGTACAGCAGAGCAGAAGCGGGAGTACCTTTCTAAAATTTGCTCAGGAGAGTCATTGGGAGCCTTTGGCTTAACAGAGCCTAACGCGGGGTCTGATGCAGGCGGAACAGCTACTGAAGCGGTAGTAAAGAATGGGGCCTTCGTAATTAATGGAAGCAAATGCTTCATCACCAATGCATCCTATGCGAAATTTTTAGCTTTAACCGCAATAACAGGGAGAGAAGGCGGCCAAAAGGAAATAAGTGCGATTATTGTCCCGACCGATGCGAGAGGGTTTTCCGTTATTGATAATTACGAAAAAATGGGTCTGAACGCTTCAAATACGACAGAATTGGTTCTGGAGGATGTTTCGGTACCTGAGGAAAACCTGTTGGGTAAGAGAGGCAGAGGGTTTAAACAATTCCTGATTACTCTGGATGGCGGCCGTATTGGAATAGGAGCAATGGGAGTGGGCATTGCGCAAGCTGCCTTTGAAAAAGCGCTTAATTACGCTAAAGAAAGAAAGCAGTTTAGCAGAAGCTTGTCTACTTTTCAGGCTATTCAATTTAAGCTTGCTGATATGGCGTTGAAAATCGAACTCGCCAGAACGATGGTATATAAAGCAGCCTGGCTTAAGGATCAGGGGAAAGCTTTTACGAAGGAAGCATCCATGTGCAAGCTCTACGCCTCTGAAATTTGTTCGGAAGTCACGAATCAGGCCATTCAAATTCATGGCGGCTATGGCTATATGAAGGATTACCACGTTGAGAGATATTTACGGGATGCAAAGCTGCTTGAAATCGGCGAAGGAACGAGTGAAGTTCAAAGAATGGTTATTGCAAGACAGATCGGCTGCTGA
- the rpoD gene encoding RNA polymerase sigma factor RpoD: MADKQTHDTELTLEQVKDQLTEIGKKRGSLTYEEIAERMSSFEMESDQMDEYYEFLGEQGVELQGENGEAEDPNIQDLAKEEEFDLNDLSVPPGVKINDPVRMYLKEIGRVDLLSANEEIELAKRIEEGDEEAKRRLAEANLRLVVSIAKRYVGRGMLFLDLIQEGNMGLMKAVEKFDYRKGYKFSTYATWWIRQAITRAIADQARTIRIPVHMVETINKLIRVQRQLLQDLGREPSPEEIAEDMDLTPEKVREILKIAQEPVSLETPIGEEDDSHLGDFIEDQDATSPSEHAAYELLKEQLEDVLDTLTDREENVLRLRFGLDDGRTRTLEEVGKVFGVTRERIRQIEAKALRKLRHPSRSKRLKDFLE; this comes from the coding sequence ATGGCTGACAAACAAACCCATGATACAGAACTGACGCTTGAACAAGTGAAAGATCAGCTAACGGAGATCGGCAAAAAGCGTGGTTCATTGACATATGAGGAAATTGCAGAACGTATGTCAAGCTTTGAAATGGAATCAGACCAAATGGATGAGTATTATGAATTTCTTGGTGAACAGGGCGTTGAGCTTCAAGGTGAAAACGGTGAAGCAGAAGACCCTAACATACAGGATTTAGCTAAAGAAGAAGAGTTCGACCTGAATGATCTCAGTGTACCTCCTGGGGTTAAAATTAACGACCCGGTACGGATGTACTTAAAAGAAATTGGACGTGTCGATCTTCTTTCTGCTAATGAAGAAATCGAGCTGGCCAAAAGAATAGAAGAAGGAGACGAGGAGGCTAAACGCCGTTTGGCAGAAGCAAACCTACGTCTGGTTGTAAGTATCGCTAAACGCTACGTTGGACGCGGCATGCTCTTCCTTGATTTGATTCAGGAAGGAAACATGGGTCTGATGAAAGCGGTAGAGAAATTCGACTATCGCAAGGGCTACAAATTCAGTACGTATGCAACATGGTGGATTCGCCAGGCTATAACAAGAGCTATTGCCGATCAGGCACGTACGATAAGAATTCCTGTTCATATGGTCGAAACCATTAACAAGCTTATTCGTGTTCAAAGGCAGCTCCTGCAGGACCTAGGCCGTGAGCCATCACCGGAAGAGATTGCAGAAGATATGGATTTGACCCCGGAAAAAGTGCGGGAAATCCTTAAAATTGCTCAAGAGCCTGTATCTTTGGAAACACCGATTGGTGAAGAAGACGATTCACACCTCGGCGACTTTATTGAAGATCAGGATGCAACTTCTCCATCTGAGCATGCAGCTTACGAATTGCTCAAAGAACAGCTTGAGGATGTTCTTGATACGCTGACAGACAGAGAAGAGAATGTCCTTCGCCTCCGTTTCGGTTTAGATGACGGCCGTACCAGGACGCTTGAGGAAGTTGGAAAAGTGTTTGGTGTAACACGCGAGCGTATTCGCCAAATCGAAGCAAAGGCTTTGAGAAAATTACGTCACCCAAGCAGAAGCAAGCGTCTTAAGGATTTCTTGGAATAG